In a single window of the Burkholderia contaminans genome:
- a CDS encoding universal stress protein, with product MYSNILVALDGSDTSSRALDAALAIASETGARLTPVYVVDFLVPAYDMYGYDPSILVDAFREEGLRVTDDAARRLKARDVAGTPQISNVAPAGEDIPHRIVGLAKEIEADLIIMGTHGRRGVQRLFLGSVAERVLRLATCPVLMIPAGCPSGKPAETAAASTEKEPS from the coding sequence ATGTACTCGAACATTCTGGTTGCACTCGACGGCAGCGACACGTCGTCCCGTGCACTCGACGCCGCGCTGGCCATCGCGTCGGAGACGGGTGCGCGGCTGACTCCCGTCTACGTCGTCGATTTCCTCGTGCCGGCCTACGACATGTACGGCTACGATCCGTCGATCCTGGTCGACGCCTTTCGTGAAGAAGGGCTGCGCGTCACCGATGACGCGGCGCGACGCCTGAAGGCGCGCGACGTCGCCGGCACGCCGCAGATCTCCAACGTCGCGCCGGCGGGCGAAGACATCCCGCACCGGATCGTCGGTCTTGCCAAAGAAATCGAGGCCGACCTGATCATCATGGGCACGCACGGCCGGCGCGGTGTTCAGCGCCTCTTCCTCGGCAGCGTGGCCGAGCGCGTGCTGCGCCTGGCCACGTGCCCGGTGCTGATGATTCCGGCGGGCTGCCCGTCCGGAAAACCTGCCGAGACCGCCGCCGCATCCACCGAAAAGGAGCCGTCATGA
- a CDS encoding universal stress protein has translation MSYKTLLVHLDDSERCATRVDLALELAARWNAHLIGLYVVCQDLFEPLRRPDEPLKLAVYERLCDQRRKEAEEKFLMAAERAGRSVEWQAPAGDATAAAILHARHADLLILGQEDPDDRLTYVARHFVEDVVMGSGRPAIVVPYAGDVRTIGENVLIGWDGGREAARVMADALPLLARARFVNVETVVHGQPDPDKTPAGVDVAAYLERHGVRASFSTTPRDRSVGVGATLLNRVTDLHADLLVMGLYSHARMHERVLGGATRTILETMTVPVLLSH, from the coding sequence ATGAGCTACAAGACCCTGCTCGTCCATCTCGACGACAGCGAGCGCTGCGCGACCCGCGTCGACCTCGCACTCGAACTCGCGGCGCGCTGGAATGCGCATCTGATCGGCCTCTACGTGGTCTGCCAGGATCTCTTCGAGCCGCTGCGGCGGCCCGACGAACCGCTGAAACTGGCCGTGTACGAACGCCTGTGCGACCAGCGGCGCAAGGAGGCCGAGGAGAAATTCCTGATGGCCGCCGAGCGCGCGGGACGCAGCGTCGAATGGCAGGCGCCGGCCGGCGACGCGACCGCCGCCGCCATCCTGCACGCGCGCCACGCCGACCTGCTGATCCTCGGCCAGGAAGACCCGGACGATCGACTGACCTACGTGGCGCGGCATTTCGTCGAGGATGTCGTGATGGGCAGCGGCCGTCCGGCGATCGTCGTGCCCTACGCGGGCGACGTGCGAACGATCGGCGAGAACGTGCTGATCGGCTGGGACGGCGGGCGCGAAGCCGCCCGCGTGATGGCCGATGCGCTGCCGCTGCTGGCCCGCGCGCGCTTCGTCAACGTCGAGACGGTCGTGCACGGCCAGCCCGATCCGGACAAGACGCCGGCGGGCGTCGACGTCGCCGCGTATCTCGAACGGCATGGCGTGCGCGCGTCGTTCTCGACGACGCCGCGCGACCGGTCGGTCGGCGTAGGCGCGACGCTGCTGAACCGGGTGACCGACCTGCATGCCGATCTGCTGGTGATGGGCCTGTACAGCCATGCGCGCATGCACGAACGCGTGCTGGGCGGCGCGACGCGCACCATCCTCGAGACGATGACGGTGCCGGTACTGCTGTCGCACTGA
- a CDS encoding universal stress protein, with the protein MYARIFAALDGSRSSRLALDEAIALARDSGGLIVAVCVVSDAPRLTDVDSGYIDQRDPAGLDADKAATAVADAETAFRLCGVRGTAHTIDACGEDVSSVLARAAAECDADLIVMGTHGRRGVRRAVLGSVAESLVRTADRPVLVVREGQGACAAVL; encoded by the coding sequence ATGTACGCACGGATCTTTGCAGCACTCGACGGCAGCCGCAGTTCGCGGCTGGCGCTCGACGAGGCGATCGCGCTCGCTCGCGATTCGGGGGGCCTGATCGTCGCCGTGTGCGTGGTATCGGACGCGCCGCGACTGACGGACGTCGACAGCGGCTACATCGACCAGCGCGACCCGGCGGGGCTGGATGCGGACAAGGCCGCGACCGCGGTGGCGGATGCGGAGACCGCGTTTCGCCTGTGCGGCGTGCGCGGCACCGCGCACACGATCGACGCGTGCGGCGAGGATGTGTCGTCCGTGCTGGCGCGAGCGGCCGCGGAATGCGACGCGGACCTGATCGTGATGGGCACGCACGGGCGCCGCGGTGTACGCCGCGCGGTGCTCGGCAGCGTCGCCGAATCGCTGGTGCGCACCGCCGACCGGCCGGTGCTGGTCGTGCGCGAGGGGCAGGGCGCGTGCGCGGCCGTGCTGTGA
- a CDS encoding response regulator, giving the protein MIRVLIADDHALVRDGLRHILQSASGFEVAGEARDSASTIALVRDTSANILVLDLSMPGRNGVELIKQIRDEKPALHILVLTMHAEQQYAVRAFRAGASGYMTKESASAELVAALTKIAAGGVYVSLTMAEQFAQSLNEPTDLLPHQRLSDREFDVFRRVTTGESISEIAEALCVSVKTVSTYKTRILEKMQMPNDTALVRYAMRHKLFDDPDEL; this is encoded by the coding sequence ATGATCCGTGTACTCATCGCCGACGACCACGCCCTCGTCCGGGACGGCCTGCGGCACATCCTGCAGAGCGCAAGCGGCTTCGAGGTCGCGGGCGAAGCGCGCGACAGTGCGTCGACGATCGCGCTCGTGCGGGATACCTCCGCGAACATCCTGGTGCTCGACCTGTCGATGCCGGGCCGCAACGGCGTCGAACTCATCAAGCAGATCAGGGACGAGAAGCCGGCCTTGCATATCCTCGTGCTGACGATGCATGCCGAGCAGCAATACGCGGTGCGCGCGTTCCGCGCCGGCGCATCCGGCTACATGACCAAGGAGAGCGCGAGCGCCGAGCTGGTCGCGGCGCTGACCAAGATCGCGGCGGGCGGTGTCTACGTCAGCCTGACCATGGCCGAGCAGTTCGCGCAGAGCCTGAACGAGCCGACCGATCTGCTGCCGCACCAGCGTCTGTCCGACCGTGAATTCGACGTGTTCCGGCGCGTTACTACCGGCGAGTCGATCTCCGAAATCGCGGAAGCGCTCTGTGTCAGCGTCAAGACGGTCAGTACCTACAAGACGCGGATTCTCGAGAAGATGCAGATGCCGAACGACACGGCGCTCGTGCGCTATGCGATGCGCCACAAGCTGTTCGACGACCCGGACGAGCTCTGA
- the fnr gene encoding fumarate/nitrate reduction transcriptional regulator Fnr yields the protein MQSHAEVSPTMPLRPFIPLHPVERAEQPKRAASRCSTCALRTVCMPADLSPDEFARVDAMICTTRHVRRGETLFRAGDAFNSIYAVRTGSFKTIVMHRDGDEQITGFQIVGESLGLDGVHTGHHNGDAIALEDSTVCIIPFGQLEQMCREVRPMQHHVYQMMSGEIVRESALMLLLGTMTAEQRVAAFLLNLSTRFKARGYSAAEFVLRMTRDEIGEYLGMKLETVSRMMSKFQHKGLVAAQGKQIRIVDPEGLGRI from the coding sequence ATGCAGAGCCATGCCGAAGTTTCGCCGACCATGCCGTTACGCCCGTTCATCCCGTTGCACCCCGTCGAACGGGCGGAGCAACCGAAGCGCGCCGCGTCCCGTTGCTCGACGTGCGCATTGCGTACCGTCTGCATGCCGGCCGACCTTTCTCCTGACGAATTCGCGCGCGTCGACGCGATGATCTGCACGACGCGGCACGTGAGACGCGGCGAAACGCTGTTTCGCGCGGGGGATGCGTTCAACAGCATCTATGCAGTCCGAACCGGATCGTTCAAGACCATCGTGATGCATCGCGACGGCGACGAGCAGATCACCGGGTTCCAGATCGTCGGCGAATCGCTCGGGCTCGACGGCGTGCACACCGGGCACCACAACGGCGACGCGATCGCGCTCGAGGACAGCACGGTCTGCATCATTCCGTTCGGCCAGCTCGAGCAGATGTGCCGCGAAGTACGGCCGATGCAGCATCACGTGTACCAGATGATGAGCGGCGAAATCGTGCGCGAATCCGCGCTGATGCTGCTGCTCGGCACGATGACCGCCGAACAGCGCGTGGCCGCGTTCCTGCTGAACCTTTCCACGCGCTTCAAGGCGCGCGGCTATTCGGCCGCCGAATTCGTGCTGCGGATGACGCGCGACGAGATCGGCGAATATCTCGGGATGAAGCTCGAGACAGTGAGCCGCATGATGTCGAAGTTCCAGCACAAGGGGCTCGTCGCCGCGCAAGGCAAGCAGATCCGCATCGTCGATCCGGAAGGCCTCGGGCGAATCTGA
- a CDS encoding zinc-dependent alcohol dehydrogenase family protein encodes MLAMMFDGTTPHLREARVPEPLPAAGQLLIDVHACGVCRTDLHVVDGELAHPKLPLIPGHEIVGTVRALGAGVTGFAVGDRVGVPWLGSTCGHCAYCTAGRENLCDSPGFTGYTIDGGYAERTVADHRYCVHLPRRYTDLEAAPLLCAGLIGYRTLRMAGDARRIGIYGFGAAAHLVAQVAHAEGRKVFALTKPGDTVAQQLARSLGAAWAGGSDEAPPEALDAALIFAPVGALVPAALRAVDKGGIVVCGGIHMSDIPGFPYAWLWGERRIVSVANLTRADAVEFMRVADAVPLRVEAVRYALTDANRALDDLRTGRLSGAAVLAMRG; translated from the coding sequence ATGCTTGCGATGATGTTTGACGGCACGACACCGCATTTGCGCGAGGCGCGCGTGCCGGAGCCGCTGCCGGCGGCAGGCCAGTTGCTGATCGACGTGCACGCATGCGGCGTATGCCGGACGGATCTCCACGTCGTCGACGGCGAGCTTGCGCATCCGAAGTTGCCGCTGATCCCGGGGCACGAAATCGTCGGCACGGTGCGCGCGCTCGGCGCGGGCGTGACGGGCTTCGCCGTGGGCGACCGAGTCGGGGTGCCGTGGCTCGGCTCGACGTGCGGCCATTGCGCGTATTGCACGGCGGGCCGCGAGAATCTGTGCGACAGCCCGGGATTCACCGGCTATACGATCGATGGCGGCTATGCGGAGCGCACGGTCGCCGACCACCGCTATTGCGTGCATCTGCCGCGGCGCTACACCGATCTCGAAGCCGCGCCGCTGCTGTGTGCGGGCCTGATCGGTTATCGAACCTTGCGCATGGCGGGCGATGCGCGCCGCATCGGCATCTACGGCTTCGGCGCGGCGGCGCATCTCGTCGCGCAGGTCGCGCATGCCGAGGGGCGGAAGGTGTTTGCGTTGACGAAGCCCGGCGATACCGTCGCGCAGCAGCTGGCACGTTCACTCGGTGCCGCGTGGGCCGGCGGCAGCGACGAAGCGCCGCCCGAGGCGCTCGACGCCGCGCTGATCTTCGCGCCGGTGGGCGCACTGGTGCCGGCCGCGCTCCGCGCCGTCGACAAAGGCGGGATCGTCGTATGCGGCGGCATTCACATGAGCGATATCCCGGGCTTTCCGTACGCGTGGCTGTGGGGCGAGCGCCGCATCGTGTCGGTCGCCAACCTGACGCGCGCGGACGCGGTCGAATTCATGCGGGTCGCCGATGCGGTGCCGCTGCGGGTCGAGGCCGTGCGCTACGCGCTGACCGATGCAAATCGCGCGCTCGACGACCTGCGCACGGGGCGTTTGTCCGGGGCGGCGGTACTCGCCATGCGCGGCTGA
- a CDS encoding Acg family FMN-binding oxidoreductase, producing MISVPPLAASAHPEVHLKSLLAYAVLAPSSHNSQPWRFIVDGPTIAVCADRVRALPVIDPFDRELIISCGAALLNLRVALDHAGLAHTISTFPSDIDPDLLAMVRVCDDGYSDASLGALFDAIPERVTTRAPFESTAVPDDLQHALIAAGVAEGAEITCVDSIANRARVAELVAEADQQQFADPRFRRELASWIDPRRHTDGMPAFAAGVPTLLDFAAPVVTMAVRTFDLGNGLAALHHQLVGASPLVVCISTVRDDRDAWLAAGQALERVLLVATRAGYTASYLNQPIETAGLRAHLRHMLGLHGEPQLLLRVGRGPQTPHSPRRPLDEVVS from the coding sequence ATGATATCCGTTCCCCCACTAGCCGCGAGCGCCCACCCCGAAGTGCATCTGAAGTCGCTGCTGGCCTACGCGGTGCTGGCCCCGTCCAGCCACAACTCGCAGCCGTGGCGCTTCATCGTCGACGGCCCCACGATCGCGGTCTGCGCGGATCGTGTACGTGCATTGCCCGTCATCGATCCGTTCGATCGCGAGCTGATCATCAGTTGCGGTGCGGCCCTGCTCAACCTGCGCGTCGCCCTCGATCACGCCGGGCTCGCCCACACGATCAGCACGTTTCCGTCCGACATCGATCCCGATCTGCTCGCGATGGTCCGGGTGTGCGACGACGGCTATTCCGACGCATCGCTCGGCGCGCTGTTCGATGCGATTCCGGAGCGCGTCACGACGCGCGCGCCGTTCGAATCGACGGCCGTGCCGGACGACCTTCAGCACGCGTTGATCGCGGCCGGTGTCGCGGAAGGCGCCGAGATCACCTGCGTCGACTCGATCGCGAATCGCGCACGGGTGGCCGAGCTGGTTGCGGAGGCCGACCAGCAGCAGTTCGCGGACCCGCGCTTCAGGCGCGAACTGGCGAGCTGGATCGATCCGCGCCGGCACACCGACGGCATGCCGGCGTTCGCGGCCGGCGTGCCGACGCTGCTGGATTTCGCGGCGCCCGTGGTGACGATGGCGGTACGGACCTTCGATCTCGGCAACGGGCTGGCCGCGCTGCATCACCAGCTCGTCGGCGCGTCGCCGCTGGTCGTATGCATCTCGACCGTGCGCGACGATCGCGACGCGTGGCTCGCCGCCGGACAGGCGCTGGAGCGCGTCCTGCTCGTCGCGACGCGCGCAGGCTATACCGCGTCGTACCTGAACCAGCCGATCGAGACGGCCGGGCTGCGCGCCCACCTGCGCCACATGCTCGGGCTGCACGGCGAACCGCAGTTGCTGCTGCGGGTCGGGCGCGGCCCGCAGACGCCGCACTCGCCGCGCCGCCCGCTCGACGAAGTCGTCTCGTGA
- a CDS encoding c-type cytochrome, whose translation MNLLRNAAFCVIAAMAHPATAQTAVPEPTDLVNAQHCMFCHTSDMTFLGPSFHDIAQRYRGDPAAAPELERKLRVGGRVHWGDTPMPSAEDRGGPLSADDAHQLVQWVLSQ comes from the coding sequence ATGAACCTCCTGCGTAACGCCGCCTTCTGCGTGATCGCCGCGATGGCCCACCCGGCCACCGCGCAGACGGCCGTGCCCGAGCCGACCGATCTCGTCAACGCGCAGCACTGCATGTTCTGCCACACGTCCGACATGACGTTCCTCGGGCCGTCGTTCCACGACATCGCGCAGCGCTACCGCGGCGATCCGGCGGCCGCACCGGAACTGGAACGCAAGCTGCGCGTCGGCGGCCGCGTGCACTGGGGCGACACGCCGATGCCGTCCGCCGAGGATCGCGGCGGCCCGCTGTCCGCCGACGACGCGCACCAGCTCGTGCAGTGGGTGCTCAGCCAGTAA
- a CDS encoding TIGR00730 family Rossman fold protein, whose translation MSTVVKRVPAGTARGEVRRRTAGGPMPADTRGRRTRTRPAAVVGHDGAGRRPRRASAPAQRASCTPADDDATVLQRTGMRGIRLQLDYWKAEECLQNERIGHAVVIYGSTRIVAPAVANARLNEANRLLAARPHDAGRRRAVAAASRLVEHSVYYRVAREFGRIVGHADRCTRTARLAIVTGGGPGIMEAANRGAYERGAPSIGFNIELPREQAPNPYITPDLCFRFHYFAIRKLHLLERAKAAVFFPGGYGTFDELFEVLTLLQTRKIPPLPVILVGEAYWRRAVDLAFLVDEGMIDRSDLDLFTYCESAPDIWRAIGGWYARRRTARPVRRRTTPKPRAM comes from the coding sequence ATGTCGACCGTCGTCAAGCGCGTTCCGGCCGGTACCGCACGCGGTGAAGTGCGCCGCCGTACTGCAGGCGGCCCGATGCCGGCGGACACGCGCGGCCGGCGCACCCGCACGCGGCCCGCTGCGGTCGTCGGCCACGACGGCGCCGGGCGCCGCCCGCGTCGCGCGTCGGCTCCCGCGCAACGCGCGAGCTGCACGCCCGCCGACGACGATGCCACCGTCCTGCAGCGCACGGGCATGCGCGGCATCCGGCTGCAACTCGACTACTGGAAGGCCGAGGAATGCCTGCAGAACGAACGCATCGGCCATGCCGTCGTGATCTACGGCAGCACGCGCATCGTTGCCCCTGCCGTTGCAAATGCGCGGCTGAACGAAGCCAATCGCCTGCTTGCGGCGCGTCCGCACGATGCGGGCCGGCGTCGCGCCGTCGCGGCGGCGAGCCGGCTCGTCGAGCACAGCGTGTATTACCGCGTCGCGCGCGAATTCGGGCGCATCGTCGGCCACGCCGACCGGTGCACGCGCACCGCGCGGCTCGCCATCGTCACCGGCGGCGGCCCCGGCATCATGGAGGCCGCGAATCGCGGCGCGTACGAGCGCGGCGCGCCGAGCATCGGCTTCAACATCGAGCTGCCGCGCGAACAGGCGCCGAATCCGTACATCACGCCCGATCTCTGCTTCCGGTTTCACTATTTCGCGATCCGCAAGCTGCACCTGCTCGAACGCGCGAAGGCGGCGGTATTTTTCCCCGGCGGCTACGGCACGTTCGACGAGCTGTTCGAAGTCCTGACGCTGCTGCAGACGCGCAAGATCCCGCCGCTGCCGGTGATCCTCGTCGGCGAAGCGTACTGGCGCCGCGCGGTGGACCTGGCCTTCCTCGTCGACGAAGGGATGATCGACCGCAGCGATCTCGACCTGTTCACGTACTGCGAATCCGCCCCCGACATCTGGCGCGCGATCGGCGGCTGGTATGCGCGGCGGCGCACGGCGCGGCCGGTGCGCCGCCGCACGACGCCGAAGCCGCGTGCCATGTAG